Genomic DNA from Peribacillus simplex:
AAACAAAATGTTCATAGCTGAAAACGAAATTGAAGTGCGGTATGCAGAAACAGATCAAATGGGTGTTGTTTACCATGCGAATTATTTGATATGGATGGAACTGGGCAGGACAAAATTGATAAATGATTTAGGATTTCATTATGCTGATTTGGAAGCGGATGGCATCCTCTCACCTGTTATGGATATTCAGGCTTCGTATAAAACCCCTGTTAGATATGGTGATAAGGTAAAAGTT
This window encodes:
- a CDS encoding acyl-CoA thioesterase, whose amino-acid sequence is MFIAENEIEVRYAETDQMGVVYHANYLIWMELGRTKLINDLGFHYADLEADGILSPVMDIQASYKTPVRYGDKVKVKTWIDKYDGLRVIYGYEIVNGKNEVAATGHSSHVCVKKESFRPISIKRMYPEWHEAYEKNKKQDELV